The bacterium genomic interval GGAATCGGTCGACCAGAATTGCCATCGGGCTGAACGTTCTCGTTGAACTGCACCGCCACGGCGACCCCGCTCGCCGTCTTGAAGGTCCCGAAGCCGATCAGGGAGACAAGCACGATCCAGAGGGCAAAGGTCAGGCTCTTCATCACGTCGCTCCTTGCGTTTGTCGAGTTCGGGTAGGCCCTTGCAGGCGGGGTTCCTGTGCCAGGGAGCGGCGCCGGAGCGGACTTCCCGCGAGTCGGCAAGCCCCGCGCAGGATGCACGGAGTCGGGATAAGTGGTCTTTTTGCAGGGAGTTGAGTCGTTGGAAAGCGCATCGGCAGGCCGAGGGGAAAGAGCGGAATCTCCGCGGCAGGGGTCGCCCGCGGGCCCGGGACGAATCCGCCTGGGGCGAATCGCCCAGCGCCGGCGGGTGCCGGCGGGAGCGGCTGGGAATGGGAGCCCCCGACGCGCTCGAACGGGTCGCTCGCACCCCGTGGGTCCGATCGCGCAATCTGCGCGATCCGCCCCAAGCCTGTCCGTGGCGCGCCGCGCAGGGGCGCGAGGCGCCGCGCGCGGCCCAGCGCTTCCTTTCTCGCTGCCCTCCGCGCAGGCCCGTGCTAGCCTCGCGGCCTGCGCTCTCCTGGTTGTGTATAGAGGAGACGGGGATGGACGCCTTGCTGGCAACGCAGCTGCTCGGTCTCGCCCGCTGGACCCTCGAACGCTGGTGCGCCGATCAGGAGTGGCGCCGCGGTGGTCCGGGCCTGCCAACCGCGGCCGACCGGCCGGTGGACGGCCTCTTCGTCACCCTGCGCAAGGGCGAGGCCTTGCGCGGCTGCATCGGCACGCTGGCCCGGCACCCCTCCCTCGACGCCGTCCTGCGCGAAACGGCTGTGAGCGCCGCAGGCAGCGACCCCCGCTTCCCGCCCGTCCGCGGCGAGGAGCTGCCGGGGCTGCGCATCGGCGTCAGCCTCCTCACGCCGCCGAAGCGGCTGACCGACCCCACAGCCCTGCGCATCGGCGAGCATGGGTTGATCATCGAGCGCGGCAGCCGGCGCGGGCTGCTCCTGCCTGAAGTGCCGGTCGAGTTGGGCTGGGACGTCCCCCGCTTCCTGGCCGAGGTCTGCCAGAAAGCCTTCCTGCCACCGGACGCCTGGCGGGATCCCGCCTGCCGCCTCTACCGCTTTCGCAGCGAGCGCTGCGCGGAGCCCTAGCTCCCTGCCGGCGGCAGCGGCAGCGGACTGCCGGTACCCGCAATCCCGGCCGGCAGCGGCCGCTTGAGGAGCGGCGTGTAGCGCTGGGCGCGCTCGACGCGCTGGCGCAGGAGCGTCACGCGATCGGCCAGTTCCTGGCTCGCGGCCAGCGCGGACGCGGGGATCTGCGCCAGCAGGGCGAGGCTGGCCGGGTAGTCCTCGAGCCGAATGCCCAGGATGCGCGCCTCCTCGAGCATCAGGCCCGGATCGGTTGGCGCAGAGGCGCGGCGCTCTCGGATGCGGACGAGCTGCGATTCGGCCCGCTCGCGCCAGCGATTCAGCTTGACGCTGCGGTACTTGACCATCTCGGCGAGGGTTTCGCGCAAGGCCGGGTCGAGGGCCAGTGCGCGATCGAGACAGGTTGCGAAGAGCTCCGGTCGATCCCAGGTGTAGTAGACGAGCGCGAGATTGCCGTAGGCGAAGGCCTGGCTCGGGTCGAGTTCGATTGCCTTGTAGAAGCACTCCTCGGCACGGTCCCAATCGGCCACATCGACGCCTCGCTGCGTGTAGGCGTAGCCGAGGTTCTGCCAGGCCGCTGCCGAGCGCATGTTCTCCCGCAGCGCCTGCTGGTTGTAGAACGCCGCGCGATCCCAGTCGCCCTGACGACTCCAGTAGAAGGCGATCGTCTCCCAGTCGTCGTGGAAGTCCTTTCCCTTGACGAGCGGCAGATGCATGAATGCCCGGCTCACGACGAGCACGCCGAGAAAGAAGGCGAGGAGCCGCCAGCGCCGCTCGCGGAAGGCCCGGAGCGCGAGGATCAGCCCGTAGCCCGCGAAGGGCAGGAGCCAGACGAGCATGGGCAGCCGGTAGCGACTGGTGACGAAGAAGACGACCACGGTCCCCGCGATGGCGGCCAGGCAGGCCGCGGCCAGGCGCGTCCGGCGATCCCGGCGCAGGCCGCCGATCAGGCCGAGCACGCCGAAGGGCAGGGCGAGCGTGTACCAGACGAGCGGCGCGCGAAGGATCGGCGCGAGGTGCTCCCGGAAGAAGTAGATGTTGAAGTGGTTCGGGATCTCGTAGCTGCCGATGAGCAGCCCGAACTTGCGCAGGAAGAGCGCGAATGCGGCGCCCGGACGCTGGGTCATGAAGGCCCAGGCGCGCCTCGCCCAGAACTGGCTGGCCTCCGAGGGCTTCACCTCGCGGCCCAGGGCCGAGGCCGCGACGCCCCGACTCGAGTTCTGCAGGTCGTACTGCATCGCCGTCGGTACCTGGAAGCCGCCGTTGGCCGTCGGGTTGTTGCCGATGAAGAGGTTGATGCCGCCGTTGCTGCTGATGAGCACCCAGTCGTCGCCCACCAGGCGATTGCGCAGGGCAATCGGCCCGACCGTTATTGCGATCCCCGCGAGCAACAGCAGGCCGCGGCGCCAGGGCCAGGCTGCGGGTCGCCGCAGCGGGCGCAGGAAGCCGATCGCGACGAGCACGATCGGCGCGAGGATGAGCAGGTTCGGCTTGC includes:
- the amrA gene encoding AmmeMemoRadiSam system protein A produces the protein MGAPDALERVARTPWVRSRNLRDPPQACPWRAAQGREAPRAAQRFLSRCPPRRPVLASRPALSWLCIEETGMDALLATQLLGLARWTLERWCADQEWRRGGPGLPTAADRPVDGLFVTLRKGEALRGCIGTLARHPSLDAVLRETAVSAAGSDPRFPPVRGEELPGLRIGVSLLTPPKRLTDPTALRIGEHGLIIERGSRRGLLLPEVPVELGWDVPRFLAEVCQKAFLPPDAWRDPACRLYRFRSERCAEP